In Juglans microcarpa x Juglans regia isolate MS1-56 chromosome 8D, Jm3101_v1.0, whole genome shotgun sequence, the following are encoded in one genomic region:
- the LOC121242308 gene encoding protein FAR-RED IMPAIRED RESPONSE 1-like, whose product MNKSFATLVQEAGGFENLPFNGKDCRNYIDKARHLRLGKGGAGALHEYFARMQYKNNGFFSLLDMDDNGRLKNVFWADARSRALYKYFGEVVTFDTTYLTNRYGMPFAPFVGVNHHGQSILLGAGLISNEDTETFTWLFQSWLNCMDGEAPKAIITDQDRAMKNAIALVFPNTRHRFCLWHILKKVLEKLGSHGAYKDGLKSQLLKCVYDSQTIEEFEKCWEVMITTYNLQENAWTNLKEFVDQFDNALRKKIQNENAADLHSFNVTIPAVSISPLEKIFQATYTNSKFREVQKEVIGMVGVLPTLNLEKFKKK is encoded by the exons ATGAACAAGAGTTTCGCTACTCTTGTGCAAGAAGCAGGTGGGTTTGAGAACTTACCATTTAATGGAAAAGACTGTCGTAACTACATTGACAAGGCACGCCACCTTCGACTTGGGAAAGGTGGTGCTGGAGCCCTCCATGAATATTTTGCTAGGATGCAATACAAGAATAATGGATTCTTTTCACTACTGGATATGGATGATAATGGGAGGTTGAAAAATGTCTTCTGGGCAGATGCACGGAGTAGGGCattatacaaatattttggtGAAGTTGTCACGTTTGACACTACCTATTTGACAAATAGGTATGGGATGCcgtttgcaccatttgttggtgtaaaccaccatggaCAGTCAATCCTTTTGGGGGCAGGATTGATTTCTAATGAGGATACAGAAACGTTCACATGGTTGTTTCAGAGTTGGTTGAACTGTATGGATGGTGAAGCTCCAAAAGCTATTATCACAGATCAAGATAGAgccatgaaaaatgcaattgcgCTTGTCTTTCCGAATACCCGACACCGATTTTGCTTATGGCACATACTGAAGAAAGTACTTGAAAAACTGGGTTCACATGGTGCATACAAAGATGGGTTGAAAAGTCAGTTGCTTAAGTGTGTGTATGACTCTCAAACAATagaggagtttgagaaatgttgggAAGTGATGATTACAACATACAACTTGCAGGAGAATGCTTG GACAAACCTAAAAGAGTTCGTTGATCAATTCGATAATGCGTTGAGGAAGAagattcaaaatgaaaatgcgGCGGATCTTCACTCATTCAACGTCACAATTCCTGCAGTCTCTATTTCTCCACTTGAGAAGATATTTCAAGCCACATACACCAACTCTAAATTTAGAGAAGTTCAAAAAGAAGTAATAGGAATGGTTGGTGTTCTTCCAACTCTAAATTTAGAGAAGTTCAAAAAGAAGTAA
- the LOC121242309 gene encoding uncharacterized protein LOC121242309, whose product MFVEARFFIRMSSSASSWTSANNPMCTCGKPAKLRTSNTLRNPGRSFFGCPNYNTEGLPHCNYFKWANRSEEKEKDLMKIELELLRNEEELRRRDEEIVKYKLGIHNRPT is encoded by the exons ATGTTTGTGGAAGCCCGCTTCTTCATTAGGATGTCATCGTCAGCTTCTTCATGGACTTCGGCGAACAACCCAATGTGCACCTGTGGGAAGCCCGCAAAACTTAGAACATCGAATACGCTAAGAAATCCAGGCCGATCATTTTTTGGGTGTCCAAATTACAATACagag GGATTACCACACTGCAACTATTTCAAATGGGCAAATCgcagtgaagaaaaagaaaaagatcttaTGAAGATAGAACTTGAGTTGTTAAGGAATGAGGAAGAGCTTCgaagaagagatgaagagatTGTGAAGTATAAGTTGGGAATCCACAACAGACCAACTTGA